A portion of the Candidatus Poribacteria bacterium genome contains these proteins:
- a CDS encoding DUF5694 domain-containing protein codes for MKHQTKPTIMILGSGHLANWGADRINYRMDDVLAPKRQAELQQLAEQLARFKPTKIAVEVDKHWEAELQEEYNGYLQGNFQLKPHEIHQIGFRLAKQMGHPKVHCVDYLRDDPMIREDREDHLTDYGAFAETNDQEHLLGPPPTGKMTQDEDGTIWIEPEKYEPIVDMYIRINQDEKIRTNLRDYLRIARIGLQDEYPGANWVAHFWYNRNLKTFVNLTRITESEDERILLIIGAGHLGFLKQIVEDSEVYHLESPLQYLKADEVETH; via the coding sequence ATGAAACACCAAACGAAACCGACGATCATGATTCTTGGTAGCGGACATTTGGCAAATTGGGGAGCCGATCGAATCAATTATAGGATGGACGATGTCCTCGCACCTAAACGCCAAGCCGAACTTCAGCAGCTCGCTGAACAACTTGCCAGATTCAAGCCGACGAAGATAGCCGTTGAAGTTGATAAACATTGGGAAGCTGAACTTCAAGAGGAATACAACGGTTACCTGCAGGGTAACTTCCAACTTAAACCCCATGAAATCCACCAGATTGGATTCCGATTGGCGAAACAGATGGGGCATCCAAAGGTCCACTGTGTAGATTATTTGCGCGATGATCCAATGATTCGGGAGGATCGGGAGGATCATTTGACAGATTATGGTGCGTTTGCAGAGACGAACGATCAGGAACATCTTCTGGGGCCGCCACCTACTGGAAAAATGACGCAGGATGAAGATGGCACAATCTGGATTGAGCCTGAGAAATACGAACCCATAGTTGACATGTATATACGGATAAACCAAGATGAAAAGATCCGCACAAACCTCCGCGACTACTTACGGATTGCCCGAATCGGTCTTCAAGACGAGTACCCGGGGGCGAATTGGGTCGCACACTTTTGGTATAATCGGAACCTCAAAACTTTCGTCAACCTCACCCGAATTACGGAATCAGAAGATGAGCGTATTTTGCTAATCATCGGTGCCGGGCACTTAGGATTCCTTAAACAAATTGTGGAAGACTCTGAAGTCTATCACTTGGAAAGCCCGCTGCAATACTTGAAAGCAGACGAGGTGGAAACCCATTAA
- a CDS encoding DUF5694 domain-containing protein, whose translation MKPTVMILGSPHLANPGADVYNTKIDDVLTPKRQDEISELVRLLKAYQPTKIALEQDEKTHGAEIQRNYQGYLKGTYELKRWEVDQIGFRLAKQMEHPKVYCVDYLPKQNPFFPDDFDWDLIDYPKFAETHDQKHFLPFGATEGKITKDEKGATWIESEKYMPIIDMYIQSNEPAGLHKSRQLYLRIARIGLDNQYPGANWLAHDWYARNLKIFVNLTRITESNDDRIMLIIGDGHLYLIQQFLEESGDYIIESSLKYLKTENAN comes from the coding sequence ATGAAACCCACAGTCATGATTCTCGGAAGTCCACACTTGGCGAATCCCGGAGCGGATGTATACAACACAAAAATAGACGATGTCCTCACACCCAAACGTCAAGATGAGATTTCAGAACTTGTTCGATTGCTCAAGGCGTATCAACCCACTAAGATAGCCCTTGAACAGGATGAAAAAACACATGGGGCTGAAATCCAAAGAAACTATCAAGGATATCTGAAAGGCACATACGAACTCAAGCGATGGGAAGTTGATCAGATTGGGTTCCGATTGGCGAAACAGATGGAACATCCTAAGGTGTACTGCGTTGATTATTTGCCGAAGCAAAATCCGTTTTTTCCTGATGATTTTGATTGGGATTTGATAGATTATCCTAAGTTCGCAGAAACTCACGATCAGAAGCACTTTTTACCCTTTGGAGCCACTGAAGGCAAAATCACGAAGGATGAAAAAGGCGCAACATGGATTGAGTCTGAGAAATATATGCCGATTATTGACATGTACATACAGAGTAACGAACCTGCAGGTTTACATAAAAGCCGTCAGCTCTATTTGCGGATTGCGCGGATCGGGCTTGACAATCAATACCCGGGTGCCAACTGGCTCGCCCATGATTGGTATGCCCGGAACCTCAAGATTTTTGTGAATCTAACGCGGATCACTGAATCCAACGACGACCGGATCATGCTGATTATTGGTGATGGGCATCTCTATCTGATCCAGCAGTTCCTTGAGGAGTCAGGAGATTATATTATCGAAAGTTCACTCAAATACCTAAAAACGGAGAACGCTAATTAA
- a CDS encoding DUF5694 domain-containing protein, translated as MKLQKHLIRLFTLLFLVLSLALTHSAVAQQDKTDKKGLILFDFPEPLEAKVEVNLTAKLINLVTKSVSNQPEVVELIQMLDGIYVRTYDRTTIDEKKLVNYFKQKLKKDEWEVLVKIEEKGETVEINLLFDEEKVYGIFAIIIPKRSGEATFVNIVGEIAPERIEELLGNLSNFGAIDIDFGDKLKGQWKREDPREKATVMILGSAFFTNPGINRFNYRMDDVLAPERQSEMAQLISQIKAFNPTKIAVYADDSYDAELNANYQNYLEGTYERTRRLEDQIGFPLAKQMGHPKLYCVADWPEHRPIIDEIDRNLMDYDAFAEAHNQAYLLPSISSSDEKVRQSADGTLWVERVGYEPLIDMYIRINEPEKLRAGHQGYLRTARIGLKDQYPGANWVGHWWYVHNLKNFVNITRITESTDDRILLIIGAGHVYLIQQFLEDSGDYIVESPLQYLNSTATH; from the coding sequence ATGAAACTGCAAAAGCACCTTATACGACTGTTCACACTGCTGTTTTTAGTCTTATCGTTGGCACTGACGCATTCAGCAGTTGCACAACAGGACAAAACCGATAAAAAAGGACTCATCCTCTTCGATTTCCCAGAGCCGCTTGAGGCAAAAGTCGAGGTTAACTTAACCGCAAAACTCATCAATTTAGTCACCAAATCGGTGAGCAATCAACCAGAGGTCGTCGAGTTGATTCAGATGTTAGACGGCATCTATGTCCGTACCTACGATAGAACGACTATTGATGAGAAGAAATTAGTTAACTATTTCAAGCAAAAACTGAAAAAGGATGAGTGGGAGGTCCTCGTCAAGATTGAGGAAAAGGGTGAAACGGTGGAAATCAATCTACTGTTTGACGAAGAGAAAGTTTACGGGATCTTCGCTATCATCATCCCGAAAAGGTCTGGAGAAGCCACCTTTGTCAACATCGTCGGGGAGATCGCACCAGAGCGCATTGAGGAGTTGCTCGGAAATCTAAGCAATTTCGGTGCGATAGACATCGATTTTGGAGACAAATTAAAGGGGCAATGGAAAAGAGAAGACCCGCGAGAGAAAGCGACAGTCATGATTCTCGGTAGTGCATTTTTCACAAATCCGGGAATCAATAGATTCAACTATAGAATGGATGATGTCCTCGCTCCGGAACGCCAAAGCGAAATGGCACAACTGATATCTCAAATTAAAGCGTTTAATCCTACCAAGATAGCTGTCTATGCGGACGACAGCTATGATGCGGAGCTTAACGCAAACTATCAAAACTACTTGGAAGGCACCTACGAACGCACACGGCGGCTGGAGGACCAAATCGGCTTTCCATTAGCAAAACAGATGGGACACCCGAAACTTTACTGTGTTGCTGACTGGCCGGAACACAGGCCGATTATTGATGAAATTGATCGGAATTTAATGGACTACGACGCGTTCGCGGAGGCACACAATCAGGCATATCTCCTACCGAGCATATCTTCGAGCGATGAAAAAGTTCGGCAGAGTGCAGATGGCACACTCTGGGTCGAACGTGTGGGATACGAACCTCTAATTGATATGTATATCCGGATTAACGAGCCTGAAAAACTCCGCGCCGGCCATCAAGGCTATCTGCGCACCGCACGCATTGGACTCAAAGACCAATACCCAGGGGCGAATTGGGTTGGACATTGGTGGTATGTGCATAATCTCAAGAATTTTGTGAACATCACCCGAATCACTGAGTCTACCGATGATCGCATTCTGCTGATTATCGGTGCCGGGCATGTCTATCTGATTCAGCAGTTCCTTGAGGATTCGGGAGATTACATCGTCGAAAGCCCGCTGCAATACTTAAATTCAACAGCAACCCATTGA
- a CDS encoding DUF4252 domain-containing protein has translation MKKFTLTALLIGIAFLIACCFFTNGHALNNDVTETIRGKIEMNLPDAPVPKVEINLDKSLLDLFISFGVASNPTLAGDKSVDLSEYATYTEMLKGASIRTYDKETKDLNRIVDHYRGILENEKWEHLVKIRDKFNLSLLYDEKPGILHGIFLMFTDDGNSNFVNIYGEIDFQKLGTLFGQLLESNSEEAISKAVRSWTNASVPQQWVARINSDKLDSAPKPEATTTDH, from the coding sequence ATGAAAAAATTCACCCTTACAGCCCTTTTAATAGGTATAGCCTTTTTAATAGCCTGCTGTTTCTTCACCAACGGGCATGCCCTGAACAACGACGTAACAGAGACAATCCGTGGTAAAATAGAAATGAATCTGCCAGATGCCCCTGTCCCCAAAGTTGAAATTAACTTGGATAAGAGTCTCTTGGACCTCTTTATCAGTTTCGGTGTCGCAAGCAACCCGACACTTGCCGGAGATAAATCGGTAGATTTGTCGGAATATGCGACGTATACCGAAATGCTAAAAGGTGCCTCCATCCGGACCTACGATAAAGAGACGAAAGACCTCAACCGGATAGTCGACCATTATCGTGGCATTCTTGAAAACGAGAAGTGGGAACATCTCGTCAAAATCAGGGACAAATTTAATCTCAGTCTGCTCTACGACGAAAAACCGGGCATACTACACGGCATCTTCCTTATGTTCACAGATGACGGAAATTCAAACTTCGTAAATATCTATGGAGAGATTGATTTTCAGAAACTCGGTACGCTATTTGGACAACTGCTGGAATCTAATTCGGAGGAGGCGATCTCTAAAGCCGTTCGCAGTTGGACAAACGCCTCCGTGCCTCAACAGTGGGTAGCAAGGATTAACTCTGACAAGCTGGACAGTGCCCCGAAACCAGAAGCCACAACAACCGACCATTAA
- a CDS encoding zf-HC2 domain-containing protein, with protein sequence MNQFTSHQEPTCTEVQDTLEAYLDNELDADTYATVEAHIASCSMCQDEVRFAQAISGALHELPKPEPPPEIFNAVEAYVRAHPNKESKWLSRIFQLFTFSGDLTSVLTRAGALACLIGIALFGTYQYQQHLKVQQASRDLAYALGKLNYAVERTGNVVSEKLPDVQINEASGRPLAQIEKASRSALKQKSSISSAFHRGLDSLHRFPQNTLGPEHQRSQQEGETP encoded by the coding sequence ATGAACCAATTTACCTCCCATCAAGAGCCAACTTGTACGGAAGTTCAGGATACCTTAGAAGCGTATCTTGACAATGAATTGGATGCAGACACATACGCGACAGTAGAAGCACACATCGCATCCTGTTCAATGTGTCAGGATGAAGTTCGCTTCGCTCAAGCAATTAGTGGAGCATTACATGAACTTCCGAAACCAGAGCCACCACCGGAAATCTTCAACGCGGTTGAGGCTTACGTTCGCGCGCATCCCAACAAGGAATCAAAGTGGCTAAGTCGGATATTCCAACTGTTCACCTTCTCGGGTGATTTAACTTCGGTACTCACTCGGGCAGGTGCGTTGGCGTGCCTCATTGGAATCGCCCTATTTGGTACCTATCAATACCAACAGCACCTGAAAGTGCAACAAGCCTCACGTGACTTGGCTTATGCACTCGGTAAGTTGAATTACGCCGTGGAACGAACAGGCAATGTCGTTAGCGAGAAACTCCCAGATGTGCAGATTAATGAGGCATCAGGTCGTCCTTTGGCGCAGATCGAGAAAGCCTCTCGCAGTGCTTTGAAACAGAAAAGCAGTATTTCATCAGCATTTCACAGAGGTCTGGATAGCCTTCACAGGTTCCCTCAGAACACTTTAGGTCCAGAACATCAACGCTCACAGCAAGAAGGAGAAACCCCATGA
- a CDS encoding RNA polymerase sigma factor codes for MTEDKFLELVHKHKSQIYQHTLYLLKNREDAEDITQETFIKAWENRSKLRPKTARSWMLKCAQNLCFNLLKRHKFQVHLTERDDTDVETELETLMNAHSDRSNPTPDEIVIEQELKESVHCAIKKLPPDMRSVIIMRELNGMSFKEIAEVLEQPEGTVKSTAFRARKKLRELLHPYWRNDE; via the coding sequence ATGACAGAAGATAAATTCCTTGAACTTGTCCATAAACACAAGTCTCAAATTTATCAACACACCCTCTATCTACTCAAAAATCGAGAAGATGCAGAGGATATAACACAAGAGACATTCATCAAGGCGTGGGAAAACCGTTCCAAATTGCGTCCGAAGACCGCACGCTCATGGATGCTAAAATGTGCGCAGAATCTCTGTTTCAATTTGCTAAAGCGACACAAATTTCAGGTGCATTTAACAGAAAGAGACGATACAGACGTTGAAACAGAACTCGAAACTTTAATGAATGCACATTCTGATCGGTCAAATCCGACACCAGATGAAATTGTGATTGAGCAAGAACTCAAAGAGTCCGTCCATTGTGCCATTAAAAAATTGCCGCCAGATATGCGCTCAGTGATAATTATGCGGGAATTGAACGGCATGAGTTTCAAAGAGATTGCAGAAGTCTTAGAACAACCTGAAGGTACTGTGAAATCAACAGCATTTCGTGCTCGCAAGAAATTGCGGGAACTACTGCATCCTTACTGGAGAAATGACGAATGA
- a CDS encoding zinc-binding alcohol dehydrogenase, with amino-acid sequence MRALVVKSLPDKRREKAVVNDWKEPASPNRNEVLCQTVFTGLTNGTERNQLIGGNYSTSDDRLPTTDGYQNVGRVIETGPDVTQLQIGDLIYASVNHVERFTIPEDGLLLKLPEDVDPGEAALFGISGVAMHCCRRVDPRIGEKVLIVGQGCIGMFAAQIIYAMGARVTVCDIEESRLEQIHQLGVAEHVLNTSNDGWEKQIQDGEFDAVMDFAGVPDMVTPMIYACKTRGRLLLVAGRFDVNYTFNVGQGKEISILQCSHFTCDDLENLCRLLRQGSVKIAPLIRHRVSVDEAPQIYNWLRDEPMRLLGTVFQWE; translated from the coding sequence GTGAGAGCACTTGTCGTCAAATCACTACCAGATAAACGGCGCGAAAAGGCTGTTGTCAACGATTGGAAAGAGCCAGCATCGCCTAACCGGAACGAGGTCCTATGTCAAACCGTATTTACGGGACTTACCAACGGTACGGAGCGAAATCAATTGATCGGTGGTAACTATTCAACCTCCGATGATCGGCTGCCAACTACCGATGGATACCAGAACGTGGGCAGAGTTATTGAGACAGGACCGGATGTAACACAACTTCAGATTGGCGATCTCATCTATGCCAGTGTGAATCATGTGGAGCGGTTCACTATCCCAGAAGACGGCCTCCTACTAAAATTGCCAGAGGACGTTGACCCAGGTGAGGCTGCCCTCTTCGGGATCTCCGGTGTCGCAATGCACTGTTGTCGCCGCGTCGATCCGCGCATCGGAGAAAAAGTGCTTATTGTCGGACAGGGCTGCATCGGCATGTTCGCGGCACAGATCATCTACGCGATGGGTGCCCGTGTCACCGTCTGTGACATCGAAGAATCGCGACTCGAACAGATTCACCAATTGGGCGTAGCCGAACATGTACTTAACACAAGTAACGACGGTTGGGAGAAACAGATTCAAGACGGAGAATTTGATGCCGTGATGGATTTCGCTGGTGTTCCAGACATGGTTACACCGATGATCTACGCGTGTAAAACTCGTGGCAGACTCCTCTTAGTCGCCGGACGGTTCGATGTCAATTACACCTTTAATGTCGGGCAAGGTAAAGAGATCAGTATCCTCCAGTGCAGCCATTTTACGTGTGATGATTTGGAAAACCTCTGTCGGCTGCTCCGTCAAGGTTCTGTCAAGATTGCGCCGTTGATTCGACATCGGGTGAGCGTCGATGAAGCACCACAGATATATAATTGGCTTCGCGATGAACCGATGCGTCTGTTAGGCACCGTATTCCAATGGGAATAA
- a CDS encoding aldolase/citrate lyase family protein yields MPKRVNKAIELLADDLPVFYTGSHTGAELNYDAGRAMAKTWADYINVGMEHGSFDLSGLDSFMRGLADGGPTNSGHKTPAVIVELPVDGISADVIRANGWQMRQLLARGVHGLLLCHAESPEAVKAFVEACRYPFQTIGVGTQLDVGRRGSAGQGSAAPIWGISANEYLDVADPWPLNPDGELLLGLKFENKRALANVEITAQVPGIGFAEWGPGDMSFSFGYKNPPSPRPQELEDARNRVFAACKATGIKFLESASPDTIEASIDAGVRITGGGEEAARIGRAYAGRTMPV; encoded by the coding sequence ATGCCGAAACGCGTTAATAAAGCGATTGAATTGTTAGCAGATGACCTGCCTGTTTTCTATACCGGCAGTCACACAGGCGCGGAACTGAATTATGACGCGGGCCGCGCGATGGCAAAAACTTGGGCAGACTATATCAATGTCGGCATGGAGCACGGGAGTTTCGATCTCTCCGGATTGGATAGTTTCATGCGTGGTCTTGCTGATGGTGGTCCCACCAATAGCGGACATAAGACTCCGGCTGTCATTGTTGAATTACCGGTGGATGGCATCAGCGCGGATGTAATTCGTGCCAACGGTTGGCAGATGCGGCAACTCCTCGCGCGCGGTGTGCACGGCTTACTGCTTTGTCATGCCGAATCTCCAGAGGCGGTTAAAGCATTTGTCGAGGCGTGTCGTTATCCGTTCCAGACAATCGGTGTTGGTACGCAGTTGGATGTGGGGAGGCGCGGCTCTGCGGGGCAAGGCTCCGCTGCACCTATATGGGGCATTTCCGCTAACGAATACCTTGATGTTGCCGATCCGTGGCCGTTGAATCCAGATGGCGAACTCCTGTTGGGTCTCAAATTTGAAAATAAGCGTGCATTGGCGAACGTTGAAATCACCGCGCAGGTTCCCGGAATTGGTTTTGCGGAGTGGGGACCGGGTGATATGAGTTTTTCGTTCGGCTATAAAAATCCGCCAAGCCCACGTCCACAGGAATTAGAAGATGCTCGAAATCGCGTCTTTGCAGCATGCAAAGCGACTGGTATTAAATTTTTGGAGAGCGCGTCCCCTGATACAATTGAGGCGAGCATTGACGCTGGTGTGCGGATCACCGGTGGCGGCGAAGAAGCTGCACGCATCGGACGGGCATACGCCGGTAGAACAATGCCTGTCTAA
- a CDS encoding RraA family protein — translation MALTEQEMLAELRKYDTPSITNVVATYPGNPLCLGLYNPWTENWYTDTTIRCMYPELGAVAGYAVTCVYGVPDPNYSELSFMDVIDALGASEQPTIFAFEQKFPPELKNKVGLAGGNMTAAMKSIGCLGAISNGPSRDIDEIRPMEFQYLLSGITPGHGAMAVQSVNVPVSIAGMDVAPGEIIHMDENGACKFPADKLEAVLTNVKALLEEEGDRIGKLLSGPKTAKQVRAIFGGHSYAEDEDE, via the coding sequence ATGGCATTAACAGAACAGGAAATGTTGGCGGAACTGCGTAAATATGATACGCCTTCGATTACGAATGTGGTTGCTACCTATCCGGGAAACCCTCTCTGCCTTGGACTTTACAATCCGTGGACAGAAAATTGGTACACAGATACAACGATCCGTTGTATGTACCCTGAACTCGGTGCTGTCGCTGGATACGCAGTGACGTGCGTTTACGGTGTACCCGATCCGAACTATTCTGAGCTTTCGTTTATGGATGTTATTGATGCGTTAGGTGCCTCCGAGCAACCGACAATCTTTGCATTTGAGCAGAAGTTTCCACCCGAATTAAAAAATAAAGTCGGCTTAGCGGGTGGCAACATGACAGCAGCAATGAAGTCAATAGGCTGCCTCGGAGCGATCTCGAATGGTCCGTCACGCGATATCGACGAGATCCGACCGATGGAGTTCCAGTATCTGTTAAGCGGCATCACACCTGGACACGGTGCGATGGCGGTTCAATCTGTCAATGTACCGGTCTCAATAGCGGGGATGGATGTCGCGCCGGGTGAGATTATCCACATGGATGAAAATGGTGCATGCAAGTTTCCCGCGGACAAACTGGAGGCGGTGCTCACGAATGTCAAGGCGTTACTTGAAGAGGAAGGCGATCGGATTGGGAAGCTGCTCTCAGGTCCGAAGACGGCGAAACAGGTCCGTGCAATCTTCGGTGGGCATTCTTATGCGGAAGATGAAGATGAGTAA
- the tyrS gene encoding tyrosine--tRNA ligase, which translates to MDNVFEALNERGFIKQVTHAEQVARLLAGKQVTYYVGFDPTASSLHVGSLVPIMAMAHLQRAGHKPIAIIGGGTTMIGDPTDKTEMRPMLSQEQISANGKDILAQLQRYLNLDNTLTNAENSQPPSRVGGFFNNADWLLSINYIEFLRDIGKHFRVNEMMRAEGYKQRLERELGLSFLEFNYQLLQAYDYLHLFREYGCQLQLGGDDQWGNILAGVDLVRRVEGERVYAVTFPLLTTASGAKMGKTAGGAVWLDAERTSPYEFYQYWINVDDRDVSRFLAYFTFLPMDDIRRLGNLEDEAIREAKEVLAYEATQLAHGKAEADKAQAASRAAFGGGNLDEAEMPTSVIAAERLNGGIPIMTLFHEIGLANSRSEARRLIQQGGAYINEKQYRSIDIVVDADLLEDNALLLRAGKKRYHRIVLKEN; encoded by the coding sequence ATGGACAACGTTTTTGAAGCCCTGAACGAACGAGGCTTTATCAAACAGGTCACACATGCTGAACAGGTTGCGCGCTTGTTAGCAGGAAAGCAGGTTACCTACTACGTCGGTTTTGATCCGACAGCATCGAGTTTGCATGTTGGGAGTCTTGTCCCGATAATGGCAATGGCACACCTACAACGCGCGGGGCATAAGCCGATTGCAATCATCGGTGGCGGCACAACAATGATAGGTGATCCGACTGATAAGACCGAAATGCGCCCAATGTTGTCGCAAGAACAAATTTCGGCAAACGGCAAGGATATTCTTGCCCAGCTGCAACGCTACTTAAATCTTGATAATACACTCACAAATGCCGAAAACTCACAGCCTCCGTCGAGAGTGGGTGGTTTCTTCAACAACGCTGACTGGCTACTTTCTATAAATTACATCGAATTTCTACGTGACATTGGTAAACACTTCCGAGTCAATGAGATGATGCGCGCTGAGGGGTACAAGCAACGGCTTGAGCGCGAACTCGGTCTCTCATTTCTTGAATTTAACTATCAACTGCTTCAGGCTTACGACTATTTACATCTTTTTCGCGAATATGGGTGCCAACTTCAACTCGGCGGGGACGATCAGTGGGGCAATATTCTTGCTGGTGTCGATCTTGTTCGCCGGGTTGAAGGCGAACGGGTTTACGCGGTCACTTTTCCGCTGCTGACAACGGCGAGCGGGGCGAAAATGGGAAAAACTGCAGGTGGTGCAGTCTGGCTTGATGCTGAGCGGACATCGCCGTATGAATTTTATCAGTACTGGATCAACGTAGACGATCGAGATGTTTCCCGATTTTTAGCGTATTTCACCTTTCTTCCGATGGATGATATCCGACGACTCGGCAACTTGGAAGATGAAGCGATTCGGGAAGCAAAAGAGGTCCTCGCGTATGAGGCTACACAACTTGCACACGGAAAGGCAGAGGCAGATAAAGCACAAGCAGCATCGCGTGCTGCATTTGGTGGGGGTAACCTTGATGAGGCTGAGATGCCGACATCGGTTATCGCAGCGGAACGACTTAATGGCGGTATTCCAATCATGACACTGTTTCATGAAATCGGATTGGCGAATTCACGAAGCGAAGCGCGACGGCTTATTCAACAAGGCGGTGCCTACATCAACGAAAAACAGTACCGTTCGATAGATATAGTTGTTGATGCTGACTTACTTGAGGATAATGCGCTGCTACTTCGTGCTGGCAAGAAACGTTATCATCGGATTGTTCTCAAAGAAAATTAA